In a genomic window of Bacteroidales bacterium:
- a CDS encoding Gfo/Idh/MocA family oxidoreductase: MNQHTRRGFIRSTLGVTAGILAGNSLSGNAFSPLMIPHRQSQPRIRFSVIGLNHGHIYGQVQSVIKGGGELVAFYAKEDDLSQAFAKRYPNAKRARSEEEILEDNSIQLIVSASIPSERAPLGVRVMEHGKDFMVDKPGITSLSQLKEVRKVQKKTGRIYSILYSERFENKATVKAGELVKAGAIGKVIQTIGLGPHRISIKSRPEWFFDKKYFGGIICDIGSHQFDQFLFFTGSTEAKILASQIGNVHYPQYPEFEDFGDAMVQGNHGSGYIRVDWFTPDGLKTWGDGRLTILGTDGYIEIRKNIDIDGKNGGNHLFLVDHKETRHIDCGNVDLPYGKQLVDDIVNRTETAMTQEHCFLATELTLQAQKNAVKMKK, encoded by the coding sequence ATGAATCAACATACCAGAAGAGGATTTATCAGATCGACACTTGGGGTAACTGCCGGAATACTGGCAGGCAATTCTTTATCGGGGAATGCATTTTCTCCCTTGATGATACCCCATCGCCAAAGCCAACCACGCATCCGTTTTTCCGTAATAGGACTGAACCATGGACATATTTACGGTCAGGTACAATCAGTCATCAAAGGTGGAGGGGAGCTGGTTGCATTTTATGCAAAAGAGGACGATCTGTCCCAGGCTTTTGCAAAACGTTATCCAAACGCCAAACGGGCCCGGAGTGAGGAAGAAATCCTCGAAGACAACAGCATACAGCTGATTGTGAGCGCTTCCATACCTAGTGAACGGGCTCCGCTGGGTGTGCGGGTAATGGAACATGGAAAAGATTTTATGGTGGATAAACCGGGAATCACGTCCTTATCCCAACTAAAAGAAGTGCGTAAGGTACAAAAGAAAACCGGACGCATATATTCCATTTTATATTCCGAACGGTTCGAAAATAAAGCAACCGTGAAAGCGGGTGAGCTGGTGAAGGCCGGAGCTATTGGAAAAGTGATCCAGACCATTGGTCTGGGACCCCACCGGATAAGTATCAAATCAAGGCCGGAATGGTTTTTTGATAAAAAATACTTTGGTGGGATCATCTGTGATATCGGCAGCCATCAGTTTGACCAGTTTTTGTTTTTTACAGGTTCTACCGAAGCAAAAATCCTGGCATCGCAGATAGGAAATGTACACTATCCGCAATATCCTGAATTTGAGGATTTCGGAGATGCAATGGTACAGGGAAATCATGGAAGCGGCTATATCCGTGTCGATTGGTTTACTCCTGACGGGCTAAAAACATGGGGAGACGGACGGTTGACCATCCTCGGGACAGACGGTTATATAGAAATCAGAAAAAACATTGATATTGACGGAAAGAATGGTGGCAATCATTTATTTCTGGTCGATCACAAAGAGACCCGGCACATCGATTGCGGAAATGTGGACCTGCCCTACGGCAAGCAATTGGTGGATGATATTGTTAACCGGACAGAAACAGCCATGACTCAGGAACATTGTTTTCTGGCTACGGAGTTAACCTTGCAGGCACAGAAGAATGCAGTAAAGATGAAAAAGTAG
- a CDS encoding Smr/MutS family protein, translating into MIYPNNFEEKINFLHIREWLKELCISPLGAQKVDEISFSTVFREIDLLTGQTEEFRQICLMETGFPAQDYFDVTPMFKRIVIPGTFPNMEDVFALKKSLETIRDILAFFRNKEEQYPLLRDLMGDIAYFPDIIKAIDKILDHNGRIRDNATPELARIRREISEKQMSVSRTMQRIIKQAQADGLVETGTTPAVRDGRTVIPVNSSFKRKINGIVHDESATGRTSYIEPAEVVAANNAIRELTFAEQREIVKILTAFANLLRPHMDELYQAFDFLGSIDFIRAKALLAIKQNAIKPAFQNQQSFEWKRAVHPVMFLNFKKENREVVPLDIILTEEDRIILISGPNAGGKSVCLKTTGLIQYMFQCGLLVPMSENSEMGLFENICIDIGDEQSIDNDLSTYSSHLLNMKQFVRYAGPSTMVLIDEFGAGTEPIIGGAIAEAILSSLNHKGVWGVITTHYSNLKHYASSNKGVINGAMLYDSHKMQPLFRMEIGKPGSSFAFEIARKIGLPEDILTDAADKAGHQHVDFEKHLREIERDKRYWERKRDEVRKHEKRLDEISGKQLAELEKIETERKSIINQAREEAKQILADTNRTIENTIRTIKESQAEKEKTKTVRKELEQFKEQTINQSKGEEEERILRKIAQLKKREQKRAEKKQTAEQKTRSELPVEENPEDKMIRKGDMVKIEGQETAGEVMEINGKHITVAFGQLLSTISADRLTKISKNEYKKQTQTRRAPTVQVYNVGERRLRFKSSIDVRGMRTEEALPKVEELVDEAAMLNIGEVRILHGKGNGILRQMIRQYLKSSPVVDFYDDEDIQQGGTGITVVKIK; encoded by the coding sequence GTGATTTATCCGAATAATTTCGAAGAAAAGATCAACTTTCTACACATACGTGAGTGGCTGAAAGAGTTGTGTATTTCTCCTCTGGGAGCGCAAAAGGTAGATGAAATCAGTTTCAGCACCGTATTCAGGGAAATCGATTTACTGACCGGGCAAACCGAAGAGTTTCGACAGATCTGCCTGATGGAGACCGGATTTCCTGCGCAGGATTACTTTGATGTGACTCCCATGTTCAAGCGTATTGTCATTCCCGGAACGTTTCCAAATATGGAAGATGTATTTGCCCTAAAAAAATCACTGGAAACCATACGCGATATTCTTGCTTTTTTCCGGAATAAGGAAGAGCAATACCCCTTATTGCGCGACCTGATGGGCGATATTGCCTATTTTCCTGATATCATTAAAGCTATTGATAAGATACTGGACCATAACGGTCGTATCCGCGACAATGCCACACCGGAACTGGCCCGCATACGTCGGGAAATTTCCGAAAAGCAGATGTCCGTGTCACGTACCATGCAACGCATCATCAAACAGGCGCAGGCTGACGGATTGGTCGAAACAGGAACTACCCCTGCTGTCCGTGACGGACGAACGGTTATTCCGGTCAATTCATCATTCAAACGCAAAATCAACGGGATTGTCCATGATGAATCGGCTACCGGGCGCACCTCATATATTGAACCCGCAGAAGTAGTAGCCGCCAACAATGCCATTCGCGAGCTGACTTTTGCAGAGCAACGTGAAATAGTAAAAATACTCACTGCTTTTGCCAACCTACTTCGTCCGCACATGGATGAATTATATCAGGCTTTTGATTTTTTAGGAAGCATCGATTTCATAAGAGCAAAGGCCCTACTTGCCATCAAACAGAACGCCATCAAGCCGGCATTCCAAAACCAACAGTCCTTCGAGTGGAAAAGAGCTGTACATCCGGTAATGTTCCTGAACTTTAAAAAGGAAAACCGCGAAGTAGTTCCTCTGGACATCATACTGACCGAAGAAGACCGAATCATACTGATATCCGGACCCAATGCGGGCGGAAAGAGTGTCTGCCTGAAAACGACCGGACTGATACAATACATGTTCCAGTGCGGATTACTGGTTCCCATGTCCGAAAATTCCGAAATGGGATTATTTGAAAATATCTGTATTGATATCGGTGATGAACAGTCCATCGATAACGACCTGAGTACCTATAGTTCCCATCTGTTGAACATGAAACAGTTCGTTCGTTATGCCGGACCTTCCACTATGGTACTGATCGATGAATTCGGAGCAGGCACGGAACCCATCATCGGAGGAGCTATTGCCGAAGCCATCCTTTCCAGTCTCAACCATAAAGGCGTATGGGGTGTAATCACCACCCATTACAGCAATCTTAAGCATTACGCTTCATCGAATAAAGGAGTGATCAACGGGGCCATGCTGTACGACAGTCATAAAATGCAACCTCTTTTCCGTATGGAGATCGGGAAACCGGGCAGTTCCTTTGCTTTCGAGATCGCGAGAAAGATCGGGCTTCCAGAGGATATTCTGACAGACGCTGCCGATAAAGCCGGACACCAGCATGTCGATTTCGAGAAACACCTGCGCGAGATCGAGCGGGACAAGCGTTACTGGGAACGAAAACGTGATGAAGTCAGGAAGCATGAAAAACGTCTGGACGAAATCTCCGGAAAGCAACTGGCAGAACTTGAAAAGATAGAAACAGAGCGAAAAAGTATTATCAATCAGGCACGCGAAGAAGCGAAGCAAATCCTTGCCGATACCAACCGTACCATTGAGAATACCATCCGGACGATCAAAGAAAGCCAGGCAGAAAAAGAAAAAACAAAGACCGTCCGAAAGGAATTGGAACAATTTAAAGAACAGACGATTAATCAATCTAAAGGCGAAGAAGAGGAACGTATTCTCCGGAAGATTGCCCAATTAAAAAAACGGGAGCAAAAGCGCGCCGAAAAGAAGCAAACAGCTGAACAGAAAACCAGATCCGAATTACCGGTAGAAGAAAATCCGGAGGATAAGATGATCCGGAAAGGCGATATGGTAAAGATCGAAGGACAGGAAACCGCCGGAGAAGTCATGGAAATCAACGGTAAGCACATCACTGTTGCTTTTGGTCAGTTGTTGAGTACCATTTCTGCAGACAGACTGACCAAGATTTCAAAAAACGAATACAAAAAGCAGACCCAGACACGCCGTGCACCAACGGTACAGGTATATAACGTAGGTGAACGGCGGTTACGTTTCAAATCATCCATCGATGTTCGTGGCATGCGCACCGAAGAGGCCCTTCCGAAAGTGGAGGAACTGGTAGATGAAGCAGCCATGTTGAACATCGGTGAAGTAAGGATCCTGCATGGAAAGGGTAATGGCATCTTACGGCAGATGATCCGCCAGTACCTGAAAAGCTCTCCCGTAGTCGACTTTTATGATGATGAAGATATCCAGCAGGGAGGAACAGGAATAACAGTCGTGAAAATAAAATAG
- a CDS encoding PhzF family phenazine biosynthesis protein, which translates to MQIYQVDSFSKEPFKGNPAGVCILEKFPETELMQNIAMEMNLSETAFVVIEEGQYKIRYFTPVHEVPLCGHATLASAHIVYESGLIPVDRAFTFKSSESDLLISMEDGWIKMIFPVYEISKISLPESFNEIIGINAVETYKSPNNWIVARVKTEADVLDAAPDFGAFEKEDLAVLVAVTAPADTPGYDFVVRVFCHPASGITEDPATGSANCILAPYWSEKLGKSQFKSKQLSKRTGELNIKLNGDKVVIKGQAVTVFKIKMNH; encoded by the coding sequence ATGCAGATATATCAGGTAGATTCATTTTCAAAAGAACCTTTCAAAGGTAATCCGGCAGGAGTTTGCATACTGGAAAAATTTCCGGAGACGGAACTAATGCAAAACATCGCTATGGAAATGAACCTGTCGGAAACTGCATTTGTCGTCATAGAAGAGGGACAATACAAGATCAGGTATTTTACACCGGTACATGAGGTGCCCTTATGCGGACATGCCACGCTGGCAAGCGCACACATTGTATATGAGTCAGGATTGATTCCTGTCGACCGTGCCTTTACCTTTAAGTCCAGCGAATCGGATCTGCTCATTTCAATGGAAGACGGTTGGATCAAAATGATCTTTCCCGTTTATGAGATATCAAAAATTTCTTTGCCGGAAAGTTTCAATGAGATCATCGGGATTAACGCTGTTGAAACCTATAAAAGTCCTAATAACTGGATTGTTGCGCGGGTAAAAACGGAAGCTGATGTGTTGGACGCTGCTCCGGATTTCGGTGCTTTTGAAAAAGAGGATCTGGCTGTTTTGGTCGCAGTAACGGCTCCTGCTGATACTCCCGGTTACGATTTTGTAGTGAGGGTATTCTGCCATCCGGCATCAGGTATTACCGAAGATCCGGCAACAGGATCAGCCAATTGCATCCTGGCGCCTTATTGGTCGGAAAAACTGGGTAAAAGTCAATTCAAATCAAAACAACTGTCTAAAAGGACAGGAGAATTAAATATCAAACTTAATGGCGACAAAGTTGTTATTAAGGGACAAGCAGTCACAGTCTTTAAAATAAAAATGAATCATTAA
- a CDS encoding SLC13 family permease, whose amino-acid sequence MWITLGILLLATVFFVSGKIRSDIVALCALILLMLFDILTPAEALSGFSNSIVIMMIGLFIVGGAVFQTGLAKMISSKILSLAGNNQTRLYLLIMLVTSAIGGFVSNTGTVALMLPIVVSLAASANMSPSRLLMPLAFASSMGGMMTLIGTPPNLVINNTLIENNYEGLKFFSFLPVGLICVVFGTLALWPLSKKFLSKDEDKESKKKKNKSLKDLAQEYQLSQNLFRLQVNKESQIINKKLLELEIPQKYGFSVLEIRRKSSSQNPFMKTINQKIAGPTTVIEENDILYVSGAFEKVQLFADDNRLKIMDVHETETPSFSGKLRFDEIGIAEVVLLSNSQLINQPVSKSGFREKYNVNILGIQRKDEYILQDLKDEKMQSGDVLLIQGEWSAIARMTEESLEWVVVGQPLTEASKVTMDYKAPLAAIIMLLMVLAMAFDVIPAVTAVLIASVLMILTGCLRNVEEAYKTINWESIVLIGAMLPMSIALEKTGTSALISKGLVEMLGSYGNIVLLAGIYFGTSLLTMFISNTATAVLFAPIAISVAVANGASPYPFLFAVTVAASMCFASPFSTPPNALVMSAGRYTFMDYVKVGLPLQIGLGILMIFVLPLIFPF is encoded by the coding sequence ATGTGGATCACCTTAGGAATTTTATTACTGGCCACCGTCTTTTTTGTCAGTGGCAAAATACGTTCGGATATTGTCGCGTTGTGTGCATTGATCCTCTTAATGCTCTTCGATATCCTGACTCCGGCAGAAGCCCTTTCCGGTTTTTCCAACTCGATCGTGATCATGATGATCGGCCTGTTCATTGTGGGTGGAGCTGTTTTCCAGACCGGACTGGCAAAGATGATCAGCAGCAAAATATTGTCACTTGCCGGAAATAACCAGACCCGGTTATATCTTCTGATCATGCTGGTAACTTCTGCCATAGGCGGATTTGTCAGCAATACAGGAACGGTCGCCCTGATGCTCCCGATTGTTGTCAGCCTTGCTGCTTCGGCCAATATGAGCCCCAGTCGTTTATTGATGCCATTGGCATTTGCCAGCAGTATGGGTGGTATGATGACGCTGATCGGTACACCTCCCAACTTGGTCATCAACAATACTCTGATAGAAAATAATTACGAAGGGTTGAAGTTTTTCTCATTTCTACCGGTAGGTTTGATTTGTGTTGTATTTGGCACCCTTGCCCTGTGGCCGCTGAGCAAAAAATTCCTCTCAAAAGATGAAGACAAGGAAAGTAAAAAGAAGAAAAACAAGTCGTTAAAGGATCTGGCACAGGAATATCAATTGTCACAGAATCTTTTCCGGTTGCAGGTGAACAAAGAATCGCAAATCATCAATAAAAAATTACTGGAACTTGAAATTCCACAGAAATATGGTTTTTCAGTACTGGAGATACGGCGAAAATCGAGTAGCCAGAATCCCTTTATGAAAACCATTAACCAGAAGATTGCAGGCCCGACTACTGTAATTGAAGAAAACGACATCCTGTATGTATCGGGCGCTTTTGAAAAAGTACAACTTTTCGCCGATGATAACCGACTGAAAATTATGGATGTCCATGAAACGGAAACCCCGTCTTTTTCAGGAAAGCTCAGGTTTGATGAAATCGGGATCGCAGAAGTGGTATTGTTATCGAACTCACAATTGATCAATCAGCCTGTCAGCAAATCAGGGTTCAGGGAAAAATACAATGTAAACATACTCGGTATCCAGCGTAAAGATGAATACATCCTTCAGGACCTAAAAGACGAAAAAATGCAGTCCGGAGACGTATTGCTGATACAGGGCGAATGGAGTGCTATTGCCCGGATGACCGAAGAATCACTGGAGTGGGTGGTCGTAGGACAGCCTTTGACTGAAGCTTCCAAGGTAACTATGGACTACAAAGCGCCTTTGGCTGCCATTATCATGTTATTAATGGTACTGGCCATGGCTTTTGATGTTATACCCGCGGTAACAGCTGTACTGATCGCATCTGTACTGATGATCCTTACCGGTTGTTTGCGGAATGTGGAAGAAGCGTATAAAACCATCAACTGGGAAAGTATCGTATTAATAGGCGCCATGCTCCCCATGTCCATCGCACTGGAAAAAACAGGGACCTCCGCACTTATTTCAAAGGGACTGGTTGAAATGTTAGGTTCATACGGTAATATAGTGTTGTTGGCCGGGATCTATTTCGGAACATCTTTGCTTACCATGTTCATCAGTAATACGGCTACTGCAGTGCTTTTTGCACCTATCGCAATAAGTGTGGCTGTTGCGAATGGGGCAAGCCCATATCCATTCCTGTTTGCCGTAACTGTAGCAGCCAGCATGTGTTTTGCCAGTCCTTTCTCCACTCCTCCGAATGCACTCGTGATGTCGGCCGGACGGTATACCTTCATGGATTATGTGAAAGTCGGATTGCCCTTACAGATAGGCCTGGGAATATTAATGATCTTCGTTCTTCCGTTGATCTTCCCGTTTTAA
- a CDS encoding Gfo/Idh/MocA family oxidoreductase, whose product MTTRRNFLRQSASAMAAGILLPSLSDGKIFARTVGANDRIRVGLVGCRNMGWGNLSDFLIHPEVDCVALCDVDQNMLNAKAVEVMKRRDKKPELYNDYRQLLERKDIDAVIIGTPDHWHCLQMVDACAAGKDVYVEKPIANSIAECDAMVQAAGRYSRVVQVGQQQRSGILWQEMKRFIDSGQLGRIPRVEVWANFNYGALSLPIPDSTVPEGVDFDMWLGPAPQRTFNQQRFHGSWRMFWDYGGGLLTDWGVHLLDMALWGMNVTGMPHQVTGSGGKFAFPENAPETFDTLTVVYEFDDFLIQWTNIAGTETGPYGRNYGLAFKGTNGTLVVNRESMEIYPEGNKMEAMKSLPKNNDHQDHVTNFLDCMKKREFDTACTIQNGSLCAKYAHLGNISARVGSQLKYDENRHSFHHREADKLIQPAYRKPWKFPQSK is encoded by the coding sequence ATGACGACAAGACGAAATTTTCTCCGCCAATCCGCATCGGCTATGGCCGCCGGTATCTTATTACCTTCCCTGTCGGATGGAAAAATATTTGCCCGGACTGTCGGAGCTAATGACAGGATTAGAGTGGGATTAGTCGGCTGCCGGAATATGGGGTGGGGCAATTTGAGTGATTTCCTGATCCATCCGGAAGTAGATTGTGTGGCTTTGTGTGATGTGGATCAGAACATGTTGAACGCAAAAGCAGTGGAAGTGATGAAACGGCGTGACAAGAAGCCGGAACTATACAATGACTACAGACAGTTGTTGGAGAGGAAAGATATTGATGCGGTCATTATCGGAACGCCTGACCACTGGCATTGCCTGCAGATGGTGGATGCCTGTGCTGCCGGGAAGGACGTGTATGTGGAGAAGCCGATCGCCAATTCCATTGCCGAATGTGACGCAATGGTGCAGGCTGCAGGCAGGTATAGCCGTGTGGTCCAGGTAGGGCAGCAACAACGGAGCGGGATCCTTTGGCAGGAGATGAAACGTTTTATAGACAGTGGACAATTGGGACGAATCCCTCGCGTGGAAGTTTGGGCCAATTTTAATTACGGAGCATTATCCCTTCCTATTCCGGATAGTACTGTTCCTGAAGGGGTGGATTTCGATATGTGGCTGGGGCCTGCACCACAACGGACATTTAACCAGCAGCGTTTTCATGGTTCCTGGCGGATGTTCTGGGATTACGGGGGCGGTTTACTGACCGACTGGGGGGTACATCTGCTGGATATGGCGCTTTGGGGGATGAATGTAACCGGGATGCCTCATCAAGTAACGGGATCAGGTGGAAAATTTGCTTTTCCGGAAAATGCTCCTGAAACTTTCGATACATTGACCGTGGTGTATGAATTTGATGATTTTCTGATCCAGTGGACCAATATAGCTGGTACGGAGACAGGTCCTTACGGGCGTAATTACGGGCTGGCATTCAAAGGAACGAACGGGACGCTGGTAGTCAACAGGGAGAGTATGGAAATATATCCGGAAGGAAACAAGATGGAGGCTATGAAGAGTTTACCAAAAAATAATGATCACCAGGATCATGTGACTAATTTTCTGGATTGTATGAAAAAACGGGAATTTGATACGGCTTGTACCATACAGAACGGAAGTCTGTGTGCTAAATATGCCCATCTTGGGAATATTTCTGCACGTGTCGGGTCTCAATTGAAATACGATGAAAACCGTCATTCTTTTCACCACCGGGAAGCAGATAAATTAATTCAACCAGCCTACCGGAAACCATGGAAATTTCCTCAATCCAAATGA
- a CDS encoding sugar phosphate isomerase/epimerase yields the protein MLVRRDFLKKSSLLVAAGFSGINLFASERAKLRKTPSFRISLNTSTIEPYKLPVTKQIELCAETGFDGIELWISDIQQYLNQGGKVSVLAGHIQSSGLKLENMIGFAAWASDDDTVRKKGQIQMKEEMELTARLGGRYIAAPVIGISKIDGSKLEVYADRYRHILEEGEKIGITPLLELWGAGTLNKLSDASHIAIGAAHKSANLLLDFYHLYRGNNSFDSLMMVNTSRMPLFHINDYPSTLKREQLSDSDRVYPGDGICPFPSIIPELFENGFRGAFSVELFNKEYCSQNTVQQVLLTSLNKTRKVIEAALV from the coding sequence ATGCTGGTAAGAAGAGACTTTCTGAAAAAAAGCTCATTGCTCGTTGCGGCCGGATTTTCCGGAATCAATCTGTTTGCTTCTGAACGTGCAAAATTGCGAAAAACACCTTCCTTTCGGATCAGTTTGAATACTTCGACAATCGAGCCTTATAAGCTGCCTGTGACAAAACAGATCGAACTGTGTGCCGAAACCGGTTTTGACGGAATAGAATTATGGATTTCGGATATACAACAATACCTGAATCAAGGGGGAAAAGTATCAGTTTTAGCCGGACACATTCAATCATCCGGGTTGAAATTGGAGAATATGATTGGCTTTGCGGCATGGGCTTCAGATGATGATACTGTTCGTAAAAAAGGACAGATACAAATGAAAGAGGAAATGGAATTGACTGCCCGGCTCGGTGGCCGGTACATTGCAGCTCCGGTAATAGGTATCAGCAAAATAGATGGCTCAAAACTTGAGGTTTACGCAGATAGGTATCGTCATATCCTGGAAGAAGGCGAGAAAATCGGGATAACCCCTTTGCTGGAACTATGGGGAGCCGGAACCTTGAACAAATTGTCCGATGCTTCACATATAGCCATTGGTGCTGCTCACAAAAGTGCTAATTTACTGTTGGACTTTTACCATCTGTACAGGGGGAATAATTCTTTTGATAGCCTGATGATGGTTAATACTTCGCGAATGCCACTCTTTCATATCAATGATTATCCTTCTACTCTAAAAAGAGAACAATTGAGTGATAGTGATAGGGTTTATCCCGGAGACGGGATATGTCCATTTCCTTCCATTATTCCGGAATTATTTGAAAACGGATTCAGAGGTGCATTCTCCGTAGAGCTATTCAACAAGGAATATTGCAGCCAGAATACGGTACAACAAGTTCTATTGACATCTCTCAATAAAACACGTAAGGTGATTGAAGCTGCATTAGTTTAA
- a CDS encoding sugar phosphate isomerase/epimerase yields MERRSFIKTLAMATTVVSLPEMLSAQGKGKLPSFGLITGNTGGDWIKNHSKEALEEIARLGFKDPEFGGYFGMDVTGLKKILKQTGLRALIGPTSMHAMGNTEQLRKDIADCQELGKKFIVCYWPWTDDGRNKTLDDWKNVADQLNKGGEVCKKEGLRLLYHNHDIEFRPVQGEIPFDTLLPNLDPKLVNIELDLYWIVKGGQSAVDYIRKYPGRYPVFHVKDMDKTDNMGFACVGDGRIDFPEIFRHNKIAGAKHFIVEHDHPENPEMCIRTAANYLSNLKF; encoded by the coding sequence ATGGAACGACGTAGTTTTATCAAAACACTGGCTATGGCAACAACTGTTGTTTCTCTGCCGGAAATGCTCTCAGCTCAGGGAAAAGGAAAATTACCATCTTTTGGACTCATTACCGGAAATACGGGTGGTGATTGGATAAAGAATCATTCTAAAGAAGCATTGGAAGAAATCGCCCGGTTGGGGTTTAAAGACCCTGAATTCGGAGGTTATTTCGGCATGGATGTAACAGGATTGAAAAAAATCCTCAAGCAAACAGGCTTAAGGGCATTGATAGGCCCGACATCCATGCACGCTATGGGTAATACGGAACAACTAAGAAAAGATATCGCGGATTGTCAGGAACTCGGGAAAAAATTTATTGTATGTTACTGGCCATGGACTGACGATGGAAGAAATAAAACCCTGGATGATTGGAAGAATGTGGCCGATCAATTGAATAAGGGTGGAGAGGTTTGTAAAAAAGAAGGACTCCGTTTATTGTATCATAATCATGATATCGAATTCAGACCGGTCCAAGGAGAAATTCCATTTGATACCTTGCTTCCCAATCTTGATCCCAAACTTGTCAATATAGAATTAGACCTCTACTGGATAGTAAAAGGCGGACAATCTGCTGTTGATTACATTCGGAAATATCCGGGAAGATACCCTGTTTTTCATGTTAAAGACATGGATAAAACCGATAATATGGGATTTGCATGCGTCGGCGATGGTCGTATAGATTTCCCGGAGATATTCAGGCATAACAAAATCGCAGGAGCGAAACATTTCATTGTTGAGCATGATCATCCGGAAAACCCTGAAATGTGTATCAGGACCGCAGCAAATTACCTTTCTAACCTCAAATTCTGA
- the fabD gene encoding ACP S-malonyltransferase — protein sequence MKTAYVFPGQGAQYPGMGKEMYDNSAEARALFEKANEILGFSITDIMFSGTEEDLKQTKVTQPAVFLHSVIMAKMLGDKFRPDMAAGHSLGEFSALVACGAMSFEDGLVLVSKRAMAMQKACEAQPSTMAAVLGLDDAKVEEICGPIDGIVVPANYNCPGQLVISGAIEAVDAACEKLKEAGAKRALRLQVGGAFHSPLMEPARIALEEAINATKFNQPVCPIYQNVTAKPETDPEKIKANLVAQLTAPVRWTQSVTNMIADGATDFIEVGPGKVLQGLIKKTNPSVNAESAVI from the coding sequence ATGAAAACTGCATATGTTTTTCCCGGTCAGGGAGCACAATATCCCGGTATGGGAAAAGAGATGTACGATAATTCGGCAGAAGCACGTGCTTTATTTGAAAAGGCAAATGAAATACTTGGTTTCAGCATTACCGATATCATGTTTTCCGGAACAGAAGAAGACCTGAAACAAACCAAGGTAACCCAACCTGCTGTTTTCCTGCATTCAGTCATTATGGCTAAGATGCTGGGGGATAAATTCCGCCCGGATATGGCTGCCGGCCATTCATTGGGTGAATTCTCGGCTTTAGTTGCCTGTGGCGCCATGTCTTTTGAAGACGGCCTGGTCCTGGTATCCAAACGCGCCATGGCCATGCAGAAAGCCTGCGAGGCGCAACCATCCACAATGGCCGCCGTATTGGGACTGGACGATGCCAAGGTAGAAGAAATATGTGGTCCTATTGACGGCATAGTAGTTCCTGCCAATTATAACTGTCCCGGACAACTGGTCATCTCAGGCGCCATTGAAGCAGTAGATGCAGCCTGTGAAAAATTGAAAGAGGCCGGCGCCAAACGTGCATTGAGATTACAGGTAGGCGGCGCTTTTCATTCCCCGTTGATGGAACCGGCACGTATCGCCCTTGAAGAAGCCATCAATGCTACCAAATTTAATCAACCGGTATGTCCTATTTATCAGAATGTAACGGCAAAACCGGAAACTGATCCGGAAAAGATCAAGGCCAATCTGGTGGCACAGCTCACTGCTCCTGTCCGTTGGACACAATCCGTAACCAATATGATCGCCGATGGTGCTACTGATTTTATTGAAGTAGGTCCCGGAAAAGTTTTACAGGGACTGATCAAAAAAACCAACCCGTCAGTAAACGCCGAAAGCGCCGTTATCTAA